The region tcagactttttttctgtatttacaccagctttttttccacataaacAAAGTAAAAGTAGTTGAGAAGTGTTTATTAATTTATAAGCAGAAAAGGACAGATAAACTAAGTTTACACGTATTAAGCACCAAATGTGTAACCCCGGTTATGAAACTGACTGTTGTACCCAGTTCCTAACCAAATTCACTGGACAGAGTTAAGAGGACTGTGACAGTATGTCAGAGCCAAAGCCACAGCATGGTGTAAGACACTTTACAACAGAGTAAACCCTCGAAAGCACAGTCATCACCTAACAATTCAAGATGCATGAAGCATTTAATTAATAGCAGATTTTGTCATGCTTTGTAAAGTAGGATCAAAATGCAGGCAAGAGCTAGTGATCCGCATGGTAGAAACTTGAACAGTAAGATAATGGAAAATCTTACAGATGGGCACGAAGAAAAGAAGATGGAGCACAGGCAGCAAAACAGAAGGAACCAATAATGAACATTGGCAACCAGTGAGCTTTGATACAGAGGAAAGGGTGGAGATTGGCATAGGAAATAATCAAAGGGGGAATGATGAACAGCTGCAGAGGAGAggaaaacaaggagactggaaaATGACTAACAAAAAGGAAGCTGATCTGGACCCAAAGGAAACTTTGAACCAAAAGGAAAGAAGCCTGAAACTGACATAAGAAAATGAACCAAAATGCATTGAGGAAAGGACACcagaaaaaataactaaacataaagaaattaacTCTATGGAAACACACTAACAACAAAAAGAAGCAACACAGATAGCTGAACTTAATGTGGAAAGCCCTAAATAATAACAACAACTCAGCAATGATCAGAAaggaaacacaaaagaaaaaagacagattAAGTTGATTttcttgcaaaaataaaagcagaaccaTCAGACAATAGTCCTTAAAGCTTTACTGCCTGATGTGAGCTGTTACTGACTGAAATCAAACAATGATGGAAATTTGCCCACAGACACCCGCTGCAATCACgcattaatttaataataataaatcaaaatgccAGCATGACTAGGTGGGGATATTTTTCTCTGTCTGCAATTTTAAAATAGATACAGGAAAATATAGATTGATTCTCAATCTTTTGTCCTGTATAAACACAGGATCTTATACTGCTAGAAGGATTTAAAGTTTAAcaactaaagaagctggttcATGTGTAACGAAGCACATGAGAAATTACCACAGAAAATATGTTCCAAGTTTAAATTATTCCCAGTCTTACAACTATTGATACTGCTGGtctttttaatactttaataattaacatttttaatacaaaaaatgaatgaaaaagtaagtaattaaaaatatctgcatattttttaattacttaCTCATTATTCAAACAATAATTAGGCTTTTTCTTTGTGAACACTGAAGAGCAGAGTTTGAAAACGCTGAATAAACtttcatgtatttattattgttatttttccttGTGTATTATTGGTTGCattgtgaagaggaagcagTATTGATGAAGTTTTTTTCTGACAAAATCTTAAAGGTGTTTTTATCATCATTCGTAATGATCATAGTCATTTTCCAACAAAGTCTGTACCTTGAACATTGGAGCACACTTCTGGACCCAACCTATTTTActttaggaagaaaaaaatgataaataatgaTAACAGAAGAGAAGAAAATACGAGTTGAACATCATCAGATGTATTGTTTTATTGAACATGTCTCCACATGTCTAAAAGGGTGTTGAGATTGTGGGATGGCAAGCTCCTTGCTCCAAATCAGTGCCTCTGGCTGGAGGGACTTTAGCGGTACTTCTCAGACAGGGCCCAGGCCACGTTCTGCAGAAACTTTTCCACGGAAACGTGAACCTCAGGAGTGAAATCTGCAGGGAAGAACATGGCCAAGACCAAGATGATGTTGTGCCCCAGGATCTGCAGGTTgcacaaaaatatttagaatatATTAGAGCAGGACCAAAACGCGCAACTTAAAGTGAACACATGGCACGCCGTTTACTTTCACTCCCTCTTTTCATGTGcgtatattaaaaagaaaaaactcggtttgcttttaaaaatgtaccttAAAGTTGGCAGGATCCACCCGGAGCGTGAAGGCATGAAGTTCACTGAGGGCGCTCAAAGTACCAGTGAGATCATCGATGCCTTTGACAGCTTTTCCCAAAGCTGCCATGATAGTGGCACCATGCTTCTTCACTTTGGCAGATTGAGGCCTCAGATCTCCCCAGTGTGCGAAGTAGGTCTTCGTTTGTGGGTAGGAAACAAGCATCCTATGTGGTACATAATTCAGgatgaaaacaaacagcagcaacatATTTCTGGAAGGGTTTGCATGACTTTATGCCTACCTGCCCAAAGCTTCAGCGCCTATTTCGTTGCTCTTCCCTTCGGCTTTGGCCCAGAGAGCCTTCACCTCGGCCTTGTCTTTGTCGGAGAGACTCATTGCTGCCTTTAGGTTGTCGGTGAGGAAAATGCTGATCAGTAACGCTGCTTTGGTGAATTTATTATTGCCTCTTTATATCAAGTCTAAATGTGCCACGCCTCATCATCAAATCCATGCCAAAGCTGATAACAAAACTGCCTTTGGCTCGATAAAAGTTACAACTCCTCAAATGTCACGTAATTCCGACGTAAATGCTGGATGGTTACAGGAACTACGCCAAGGCGCCTCCCTTGATAACATTTCTAAATTTTTCTACCTATCTGACGGATTTATCTGTGAAGTATACACAATTCACACCAAACAAGACGTTAAACTATTTGCACTTGCTTCCCCTGTTATCCAAGAACacgctttttttgtttttgcaaatagatTTTTGCAAAAATTGTTGTAccagcaaataataaaaatcaataactTCCGATTTTAAGAAAACCAAACCTTATTCTACAAAAGGATCATGAGATACCTATCTGTAACATGTTAACAAGAACAGTAATTTCTAAAACATTAGAGAATTCAAATAAACTTTAGGCTAATAAACGTTGAGGCCGGTGACGCAACACTTTTTGGCATAAATTAATGCCAACTGTCACAGACGTCATTTTTTTGGCAAGTGGACCTCGTCCAATCAGAACCCATATTGCCCGGAGGATGGATCTTGCGGCTGTGAATAAATGCCGGCCATGTAAACATATCTGGACAGTCTaacaccttcaacaccatcaaacTCGTTTTTGCGAAAAGTCAGAGAAGATTTTCACACCGTCACTATGGTCGAGTGGACAGACGACGAGCGCAACGCCATCTCCACCCTGTGGTCAAACCTCGATGTGGGTGAAATTGGTCCCCAGGCCCTGTCCAGGTAACCTGCGAAGAAATTTCATTCCACAGAATGATGATgtcttatatttttttaagaactGGATGTAGACTTTCATTGTAATTGTTGTGTTTCCAGGCTTCTGGTTGTGTttccatggacccagaggcacTTTCCAACATTTGGCGACCTTTCCACCCCTGCAGCCATTGCTGCAaatcccaaagtggctcagcACGGAAAAACTGTGATGGGTGGTCTGGAAACTGCAGTGAAAAACTTGGACAACATCAAGAACGCCTATGCCAAACTGAGCGTTATgcactctgagaagctccatgtGGATCCAGACAACTTCAGGGTATGTTGCAAACTCTGAGGCTCTCATGTTGAAAAGCACATTTTAATGCTTTCATTTCACCAGTCATGATGTCCCTACCACTGTCATTGCACTACTTTTCTCATTTCAGGCTCTTGCTGAATGCATCTCAGTGGTTGTGGCAGCCAAGTTTGGCCCCAGTGTCTTCACCCCTGGTTTCCAGGAGGCCTGGCAGAAGTTCTTGGCTGTGGTGGTCTCCGCCCTGGGCAGACAGTACCATTAAGCGTCTAAAGTGGCAGACCACTGAAGTGGTGCAGCAGTTACACAAGTCATCATGAGATCAGTTTCTGAGCAATGAAATGCtgccaaaaatacataaataaaaacttagATGACATGCATGCGTATGTGTGATTATTCACCTCAATTTTATTTGcaagtcatttttaaataaaatatcaaattgAGAATAGTTATATGCTTGGATAGGCACCACCAGTGTTTGATTACAATTTTACAGtataatacaaaaatatatacttaCATTATATTAATATCTTATATCTGGCTTAAAACTTCTCAATCTCTGCTTGCTCTTTcgttgcaaataaaataaaatataattacacAAAAGCTAATCTGGATGTTGCCTTAATAAAAGACGCGAAATAATAGCAAGTGTAAAGTTTGCAAAGTTCACTCTCAAAGACaaccagacaaaaataaataaaaaatacttttttcctcTGACTACCAAAAAGACAGCAAACTGCAACGGACGACAAGAGTCATATAACATATCAGAATTATGTTTATGTTCAGATATTAAATTTATTCTCATTTGTTATTCTCTTTAAACGTTTATTTAAAAGATTTGCTTAACTTCATCTGTTTGAAATTCCACTTAAAAATGTGATCTTACCATTTCTGCTTAAACATATTAACCAAACACATAAACTTCTCTTCATAACATCGACATCATTTTATTTGGGCGGGGCAGGCCTGATTATCCAGATAATTAACGTTTATGGTTTAATCTGCTCTGACCAGCTGGTGGAAACTTGCTACAACCGCCGGAGGCGGACAAAGACGTTATGTTTGAAAAATTTTTTAGCACGGTGTCAGGTCATCCCTATTCCTAAAATCGTATACCAAACCGTTTATTGATTGCATGGCGTCATGGTGAAATGGATGGAAGAGGAGCGCTGCATCATCAGGGGAGTTTGGGAAAAAGTTGATATTGATGAGGTTGGGGCACAGCTATGGGCAAGGTAAAGTTAGATTGTTAGAGTTTAGTCCAAACTAATGCATAGCAAGTCTTGTTCGACTactattttaaagtttaataagctattgaaataaatacatttagctCTGTTAGCCAATGTTTTTTGCAGGACATTGACCAAAAGCAATGTGGTATGATGATTGCTTATGTAAAATAGCATAgaagatatttttgttttagttgtaCGGCAGTACAGAAAGTGGGGTGACTTTATTTGCATTTTGGTTCATCCGCATGTCATATTTCAGCACCAGGCGCTATCCGTTCATTGCTTTTGAATGAGCAGCATTTGATTTTGAAAATTGCTTCCATGATGAGGAGATTCttagaaattacattttatatgtCTAAAAACGTTGTCAGCTTTCAACGAGAGGattcacacatttatttatccAGTATGGTGTGCGAGACACAACATATCCAGTTGCGCATTTCTCTCATCGACAGAGCTTTGATCGAGCGGTATTTCGGCACTTTTGGGGACACATTCACCACCACAGCGATTTTAAACAACCCTAAACTGGCCGCTCTTGGAAAGATCGTGCTGGCGGCTCTGGACACGGCCGTGAAGAACATGGACAACTTCAAAGGGGCGTATGCTTCTTTGAGCAGGGTGCACTACGAGAAAATCAAAGTGGATCCGGAACACTTCAGAGTAAATGACTAACTTGATGTTTACTAATAGTCTAATGTAAGGAAAGCCGTTTTAGAATGTAtttgatatataaaaaaaaaaaacgtttcgcAGTTGTTCTGCACTTGTGTGGTGTCTGCTCGCACTATTTCAATGTGTGGTCCATAGGAGACAAGTGACACTAGAGTTACTTCtagtagtgttttttttttttgtggtcaaCGACGTTTTATTATTGTAGAGAATTGTCAACTTGTATATTATTGAATAAATGCTCAAAGAGCTCCATAGAAGTGATAGATTGAACATTTATTAATCCAGATCGGGTTCATgatgtttgcattttgtttgcAGCTGTTGGCAGAATGCCTTACCATTGCCATCGCCTGCAAACTCAAAGCTGAGCTGAGCCCACAGGTCCAGTCAACCTGGcagaagttcctctctgctgtcgtGGATTCAATGAGCAGTCAgtacaaataaaaagcagacTCAATCAAACATGGAGGAAAGTcaacctttttatttgttttgaaaaaaatccaTATGTGCTTGTCAAAGTCTGTGGCATAACAGTGCATTTGTGTGAAGAGTGGTTTAAGCTGAGTGAGGTTGCAGCAGAGACTGTACGGATGGTATCTTGTGGTTAATCTGCATTTTTACGACCCTTGGAGGCAATAAGGAATACTACAGAACATGAATTCAAACATGTTGATCTTTAAAGTTTACATCCAGATAAATTAGATACTAAGATGGATTTAAAAGGACTGAAGGCTGAAGTGCCAACATGAACcacaagaaaaatatttgagTTATATCCAAATGTGTTTAGGTTTTATATTTGACACTTTAGTCTAAATGGGCTGCCTTAAATGTTCCTGCTTTTCTATCTGTGACCAGTCTTAGTTGTCGTAAGTAGAGTGAACAAGGAAGTTTTAAGCCCGCAGAAAAATTAGTgggatttttgggtttttttggcaAGAACTTGAGCAAAATTAAGATGCATTTTATTCAAAGGCTTAAAAATGAAAGCAGTtagaacaactttaaaaaaaacagcagtcagATCATCTTGGCGGTGTGCAGCATGGCTACTAAACatcaaaatgttaaatacaACAATAAGAACTAGAATAAACAACTAAAATTAGCAAATTAAGATCAAGTTACaataaacaatttgaaaaaattcttgtgaataaatgtaaaatagtaGAACAATAGAAACATCAATAACTGAAGGTGGTGTGCACAGTGGTGTGCAGAAGTAACAGTAGCAAACAAGTCAGaaattactattattatcattttgATTAAACCTGTATTTAACCAGATAAAGACTCGTTGAAATCAAGAACTCTTTCACCAGTTTGACCTGGCCAAGAAAGGCAACAGCATATGTCACAGTGGACAAGACGGATacacaacaataataaaacaaacaatgatataagataaaagaaagaaaaagatattgttattttcatcattttcttaTGATAGAGCAGGAAGcttccagtaaaaaaaaatatatatatctgacACTTTCAGGTCAGATTGGAGGGAATCCCAAGCAGAAAGGGCAGAGAGACTGAAATCTTTCCTGTTTCAGTTTGTACACGAGGAGCAGAGAAATAGAAAATGCAATTTGGATGTAAGGCATAAGGGCTCTCAGTTCTCTGAAGAAAAGTGGATAAAAAAACTATGATTCAAGCCAGTAAAAACCTTGTAAGCCAGAGTCATCCCTTGTGTATATCACCTTGCATTTAAGAAGAgtacaggcaaaaaaaaaagttgattttatcAAATGCTTCCAAACTGTGAAGGAGAAACACAGCCTGGTTCTGTCATAGAAACTGAGCTTTACTCTTAATTTGGTGATCAAATTGTTAACATAAACTTCAAAAGAAAACTCTTCAGTAATTTATCCCAGGTACTTGTAACTGGTGATCGGCTCGAGAGTTTTACCTTGGGCAGTTCTGATTAACGGGATGCTCGCCGAGGGAacagatatatttaaaaaacgTATTAATCTGGATTTTCCAGCATATAATACCAATTTCAACTGCTCTTGACAAAACTACACTACATCAAAGGCCAACTGAAGAAGTTCAAATTGAATGTGCACAGCGGTAAATTACAGAATCATCCACAAAAAACTAGCACGTACTATTACTAAAAAAATCCTATTAAAACGTGATTGAAGAGGGCTTAGAATGTTGTTTGACTCCGAAAATCAAATTTCTAAAGGTTTTTAATGTGCATTGGTTTGTCCACTAGAGGGCGCCACAACACTGTTGCAAaatttcaaaatgtgttttggcTGACTTATTTTTGAATATaaatttttgctttaaaaaaaaaacgcttattccatagtgggtcacggggagctggtgcctatctccagcagtctatgggcaggaggtggggttcaccctggacaggtcaccagtccatcgcagtgcaacacacaaacaaccatacacacacctaaggacaatttagagtgaccaattaactgaacaggcatgtctttggactgtgggaggaagccagagtacccagtgagaacccacacatacatggggagaacatgcaaactccatgcaaaaagacccctggctgggaattgaacccaggaccttcttgctgcaaggcaacagtgctaccaactgtgccaccatgcagccccattTAAGAATGTATTCATGCAAAATCATGGAGTTTTTTAAATaggtgttttaatatttttaaagatgttttttttactgtaatagTCACATGGTTAAGACAGCAGTttctaaaagtagaaaaaagtgctgaaacataattttttttaaatttcatttacaGCAGTAATTGATGATAATTATTAAagacagtggaaaaactccacaACTATCTTTGTATTCAATTGTTGATCATGGTTTGTATTCTATtactgaattattattattaataaatgaaatcagttcagaataagacaaaataaTGGCCAACTGGAATGGTTTTAGAAATTTGATCTTGTGAAGATCCGGAAGATGAAGCAACCGAAAATCTGTCCCCACCAAAAAAGCAACTAAACCATGCCTCCATATTAGACTGTCAgattgataaaaaacaaaaccaaaaaaccctTGTTATAATTAAATGAAACAGGCAGGAAGTGGAATATTTAACTGTAGCTTGGGCAGCAGTCAACGAAGCCTCTTTGGTTAAACCCCTAACAGTCTCCTCTCTGCGGTTCCCTCCTTTAAAGTTCAGATAAGCCAAGAAACTCATTTCTGTGCAGCAACGTT is a window of Girardinichthys multiradiatus isolate DD_20200921_A chromosome Y, DD_fGirMul_XY1, whole genome shotgun sequence DNA encoding:
- the LOC124863958 gene encoding hemoglobin subunit beta-A-like — translated: MVEWTDDERNAISTLWSNLDVGEIGPQALSRLLVVFPWTQRHFPTFGDLSTPAAIAANPKVAQHGKTVMGGLETAVKNLDNIKNAYAKLSVMHSEKLHVDPDNFRALAECISVVVAAKFGPSVFTPGFQEAWQKFLAVVVSALGRQYH
- the LOC124863963 gene encoding hemoglobin subunit beta-1-like translates to MVKWMEEERCIIRGVWEKVDIDEVGAQLWARALIERYFGTFGDTFTTTAILNNPKLAALGKIVLAALDTAVKNMDNFKGAYASLSRVHYEKIKVDPEHFRLLAECLTIAIACKLKAELSPQVQSTWQKFLSAVVDSMSTYLI
- the LOC124863961 gene encoding hemoglobin subunit alpha-like gives rise to the protein MSLSDKDKAEVKALWAKAEGKSNEIGAEALGRMLVSYPQTKTYFAHWGDLRPQSAKVKKHGATIMAALGKAVKGIDDLTGTLSALSELHAFTLRVDPANFKILGHNIILVLAMFFPADFTPEVHVSVEKFLQNVAWALSEKYR